A region from the Phaseolus vulgaris cultivar G19833 unplaced genomic scaffold, P. vulgaris v2.0 scaffold_20, whole genome shotgun sequence genome encodes:
- the LOC137817199 gene encoding uncharacterized protein, whose translation MYRSRNQASVCISRTPPDKWVGRVSKQSFVEGLKRKLDKAKGAWAEEVPRIVWAYHTTPQSSTMETPFILVYGSDAMIPVEIHESSPRFLGFVAEESNEERRVNMDLIDEAREDAKIKAEAVKRRVERQYSSKVKLRQFQVGDLVMRKAHPYELENKLSPKWTGPFRVTKAKGNGSYKLEILEGGGI comes from the coding sequence ATGtacagaagtaggaatcaagcaagtgtttgcatcagtcgaacacccccagacaaatggGTAGGTCGAGTCAGTAAACAGAGTTTTGTTGAGGGTTTGAAACGCAAATTAGATaaggctaaaggggcgtgggcagaagaagtaccaaggattgtatgggcctaccacaccacgcctcaatcctccaccatggagacgcctttcatcCTGGTGTATGGAtcggacgccatgatcccagtggagATCCACGAGAGTTCTCCCCGTTTCCTAGGTTTCGTGGcagaagagtccaacgaagaaaggagggtgaACATGGACCTAATAGATGAAGCCAGAGAAGACGCGAAAATTAAGGCTGAGGCTgtaaagagaagagtggagcgtcagtacagctctaaggtgaagctacGACAGTTCCAGGTTGGTGAtttggtcatgaggaaggctcacccgtacgagttagaaaacaagttgtctcccaagtggactggaccatTCAGAGTAACAAAAGCTAAGGGGAATGGTTCGTACAAGTTAGAGATTCTAGAAGGAGGcggaatttaa